Proteins from one Abyssisolibacter fermentans genomic window:
- a CDS encoding MFS transporter, translating to MSVVLDKYFNNKESKNIVLFTIGYFISLCGSSLYTFTIGLYVLKLTGSAFSFATTLVLSTIPIIIINPFAGVLADRFDRKFLVVAMDFSNGILLLLLYLISKTYGLSVSLIYVSTFMINCLTAIFSISIDSAKPNMVSEGKLVNLNSIGKVISSMTLILGPFMGGLLFSFINIDVFIIINGISFVISAIIEMFLEFNLYGDKDKDDVKKESSFINDIREGFKYVMIKKDIISLIIIFVCINFSIGFSIQTPLPFVINNILNLGSTCYGIIQSAFAVGLIIGAIITKRYNKIMPLKKSLIFMSYLISICIFIMAIPIFPVTYFNSKTILTIYYSVLMSLIGIAIAIIDILFISYLQQNISNEYRGRVMSFEFSLVKTIVPIALIISGFLIDSIPVYILLVLGSIILFISSSIWYKKNTYCKVTNDNSENW from the coding sequence TTGAGTGTAGTACTAGATAAATATTTTAATAATAAAGAATCAAAAAATATTGTATTATTTACAATTGGATATTTTATTTCGTTATGTGGTTCATCTTTATATACTTTTACAATAGGATTATATGTGTTAAAACTTACTGGATCAGCTTTTTCTTTTGCAACTACTTTAGTTTTAAGCACAATTCCTATAATAATAATCAATCCATTTGCTGGTGTATTGGCAGACAGGTTTGATAGAAAATTTCTGGTAGTTGCAATGGATTTTAGTAATGGTATATTGCTTTTATTATTGTACTTAATAAGCAAAACTTATGGGCTTAGTGTCAGTTTGATTTATGTTAGTACTTTTATGATAAACTGTTTAACAGCTATATTTTCCATAAGTATTGATTCAGCAAAACCCAATATGGTTTCTGAAGGTAAATTAGTTAATTTAAATTCTATAGGTAAAGTTATTTCTTCTATGACATTAATATTAGGACCATTTATGGGTGGATTACTATTTTCATTTATTAATATCGACGTATTTATAATAATAAATGGTATTTCATTTGTAATTTCTGCAATTATAGAGATGTTTTTAGAATTTAATTTATATGGAGACAAAGATAAAGATGATGTAAAAAAAGAAAGTAGTTTTATTAATGATATACGTGAAGGATTTAAATACGTAATGATAAAGAAAGATATAATCAGTTTAATTATAATATTTGTTTGTATTAATTTTTCTATAGGTTTTTCAATCCAAACACCACTACCATTTGTTATAAATAACATATTAAATTTAGGCTCTACGTGTTATGGAATAATTCAAAGTGCATTTGCTGTAGGTTTAATAATAGGAGCTATCATAACTAAAAGGTATAACAAAATTATGCCATTAAAAAAATCGCTAATATTTATGAGTTATCTTATTTCAATATGTATTTTTATCATGGCAATTCCAATTTTTCCGGTTACTTATTTCAATAGTAAAACAATATTAACTATTTATTATAGTGTATTAATGAGTTTAATAGGAATAGCAATTGCAATAATTGATATATTATTTATATCTTATCTACAACAAAATATATCTAATGAATACAGAGGAAGAGTTATGAGTTTTGAATTTAGTTTAGTAAAGACTATAGTACCAATTGCATTAATTATTTCAGGATTTTTAATTGATAGTATACCTGTATATATATTGCTAGTATTAGGTTCAATAATATTGTTTATATCAAGCAGTATATGGTATAAGAAAAATACTTATTGCAAAGTTACAAACGACAATAGTGAAAACTGGTAA
- the fabD gene encoding ACP S-malonyltransferase, which produces MGKLAFIFSGQGSQYPGMGKELYENFEESKKVFDMANEILGYDLKTMCMRGKEEDLNKTENTQPAVLTTSIAILEILKQKGIKADITAGLSLGEYSALVYSGVIDFEDAVQLVRKRGKFMQEAVPEGKGTMAAIIGLDKEKVLGICNKAREAGIVEASNFNCPGQIVIGGEVDAVLKACELAKEAGAKKAVQLKVSAPFHTSMLKPAADNLEKELRDISIKDFNTPVISNVTAEYIKCKDEVKDLLTKQVMNSVLWEDSIRKMIEDGVNTFIEIGPGKTLKSFVRKIDKTVTALNVEDIKTLKKTLEKLEELVC; this is translated from the coding sequence ATGGGAAAGTTAGCTTTTATATTTTCAGGACAGGGTTCACAATACCCAGGAATGGGAAAGGAATTATACGAAAATTTTGAAGAAAGTAAGAAAGTTTTTGATATGGCTAATGAAATTTTAGGTTATGACTTAAAAACAATGTGCATGAGAGGTAAAGAGGAAGATTTAAATAAAACAGAAAATACACAACCTGCGGTTTTAACGACAAGTATAGCAATATTAGAAATATTAAAGCAAAAGGGAATAAAAGCAGATATTACAGCAGGCTTGAGTTTGGGAGAATACAGTGCATTAGTATATTCAGGTGTAATAGATTTTGAAGATGCAGTTCAATTAGTAAGAAAAAGAGGAAAATTTATGCAAGAAGCTGTACCTGAGGGGAAAGGAACAATGGCTGCAATTATAGGATTAGATAAAGAAAAAGTATTAGGAATATGTAATAAAGCTAGAGAAGCAGGGATAGTAGAAGCATCTAATTTTAATTGTCCAGGGCAAATAGTTATTGGAGGAGAGGTAGATGCAGTTTTAAAAGCGTGTGAGTTGGCAAAGGAAGCTGGTGCGAAAAAAGCAGTACAGTTAAAAGTAAGTGCTCCATTTCATACATCAATGCTCAAACCGGCAGCAGATAACTTAGAGAAAGAGCTTAGAGACATAAGTATAAAAGACTTTAACACTCCTGTAATATCAAATGTAACAGCAGAATATATAAAATGTAAAGATGAAGTTAAAGATTTATTAACTAAACAGGTCATGAATTCAGTTTTATGGGAAGATTCGATTCGAAAGATGATAGAAGATGGAGTAAATACATTCATAGAAATAGGACCTGGAAAAACATTGAAGAGCTTTGTCAGAAAAATAGATAAGACAGTAACAGCATTAAATGTTGAAGACATAAAAACATTAAAAAAGACTCTAGAGAAATTGGAGGAATTAGTATGTTAA
- the fabK gene encoding enoyl-[acyl-carrier-protein] reductase FabK, with the protein MIKSRICDLLNIKHPILQGGMAWISDAQLAAAVSNAGGLGIIAAGNAPVDLVRAEIRKAKQLTDKPFGVNLMLLSPYAEEIAQLLIEEDVEVVVTGAGNPGKYLKEWKSKGIKVIPVVASSALAVRMERSGADAVIAEGMESGGHVGKITTMSLLPQVVDSVNIPVIGAGGIADGRGLAAAFLLGAEAVQIGTRFLVANECQVHDNYKARIIKARDTDTVITGRSTGHPVRIIKNKLAKEYIRLEKEKASVEEIEELGKGSLYNAAILGEMDRGSIMAGQCAGMIKKKQSSKEIIEEIYSEALELFKKFR; encoded by the coding sequence ATGATTAAATCGAGAATATGTGATTTATTAAACATAAAACACCCAATATTACAAGGTGGGATGGCTTGGATTTCAGATGCACAATTGGCTGCTGCAGTTTCTAATGCAGGAGGCTTAGGTATAATAGCAGCAGGAAATGCCCCTGTTGACTTGGTCAGAGCTGAAATTAGAAAAGCTAAACAGCTTACTGATAAACCTTTTGGTGTTAATTTAATGCTTTTAAGTCCATATGCTGAGGAAATAGCACAACTTTTAATAGAAGAAGATGTAGAAGTAGTAGTGACAGGAGCAGGTAATCCAGGAAAGTATCTAAAAGAATGGAAATCAAAAGGTATCAAAGTTATCCCTGTAGTTGCATCAAGTGCATTAGCAGTTAGAATGGAAAGAAGTGGAGCAGATGCAGTAATAGCAGAAGGAATGGAATCAGGAGGGCATGTTGGAAAAATAACTACCATGTCTTTATTACCTCAAGTAGTTGATAGTGTTAATATTCCTGTTATAGGCGCTGGAGGAATAGCTGATGGCAGAGGGCTTGCAGCAGCCTTTCTATTAGGAGCTGAGGCTGTGCAGATAGGAACTAGATTTTTAGTAGCAAATGAATGTCAAGTACATGATAATTATAAAGCAAGAATAATAAAAGCAAGAGATACAGATACGGTGATAACTGGAAGAAGCACAGGGCATCCAGTCAGAATAATAAAAAATAAACTTGCAAAAGAGTATATAAGATTAGAAAAAGAAAAAGCAAGTGTAGAGGAAATAGAGGAATTAGGAAAAGGAAGCCTTTATAATGCCGCTATTTTAGGAGAGATGGATAGAGGTTCAATAATGGCTGGACAATGTGCAGGAATGATAAAGAAAAAACAAAGCAGTAAAGAAATTATTGAAGAGATTTATAGTGAAGCATTGGAATTATTTAAAAAATTTAGATAG
- a CDS encoding beta-ketoacyl-ACP synthase III yields MNHAEIAGTGSYVPQKIMTNEDLERIVDTSDEWILSRTGIRQRRISEGENTSSLAAKAAIKALEDAKMDADDLDLIIVATVTQDTFTPSVSCLVQVEIGAKNASCFDITAGCSGFIYGINIGTQFINSGQYKNILVIGAEVLSKVTNWEDRNTCVLFGDGAGAVVLKASDNKGIISVYMGASGDENRYLEIPGIEVNNPFSPEVISKPSYIKMNGLEIFKFATKIIRKSFKNVLQNTDYSLDDIKYIIPHQANYRIINHVAQKAKIDINKFYLNLEKYGNTSSASIGIALDEMNKKGLLSKDDKIIMVGFGGGLTWGAILLKWNK; encoded by the coding sequence GTGAATCATGCTGAAATTGCAGGTACAGGAAGTTATGTACCACAAAAAATAATGACAAATGAAGATCTAGAAAGGATTGTAGACACAAGTGATGAATGGATATTATCAAGGACAGGGATAAGACAAAGAAGAATTTCAGAAGGTGAAAACACATCAAGTCTTGCAGCAAAGGCAGCTATTAAAGCTTTAGAAGATGCCAAGATGGATGCTGATGATTTAGATTTGATAATTGTTGCAACAGTAACTCAAGATACATTTACACCATCTGTGTCATGTTTAGTTCAAGTAGAAATAGGAGCTAAGAATGCAAGCTGTTTTGACATAACTGCAGGCTGTTCAGGATTTATATATGGAATTAATATTGGGACTCAATTTATAAATTCAGGACAGTATAAAAACATTCTAGTAATTGGAGCTGAGGTTCTTTCTAAGGTAACAAACTGGGAAGACAGAAATACATGTGTATTATTTGGTGATGGAGCAGGAGCAGTTGTATTAAAAGCTAGTGATAATAAAGGAATAATATCAGTTTATATGGGGGCAAGTGGTGATGAAAATAGATATTTAGAAATTCCTGGCATAGAGGTAAACAATCCTTTTAGTCCTGAAGTTATAAGCAAACCAAGTTACATTAAAATGAATGGCTTAGAAATATTTAAATTTGCAACAAAAATAATAAGAAAAAGCTTTAAAAATGTATTGCAAAATACAGATTATAGTTTAGATGATATTAAATATATAATTCCGCATCAAGCAAATTATAGGATTATAAATCATGTAGCACAAAAAGCCAAAATAGATATAAATAAATTTTATTTAAATTTAGAAAAATACGGTAATACATCATCTGCAAGTATAGGTATAGCATTAGATGAAATGAATAAAAAAGGTCTATTGAGTAAAGATGACAAGATAATTATGGTTGGATTTGGTGGAGGTCTAACGTGGGGTGCTATATTACTCAAATGGAATAAATAG
- the fabG gene encoding 3-oxoacyl-[acyl-carrier-protein] reductase, which translates to MLTNKTAVVTGASRGIGKEIAIKLASLNANVVVNYYSDLQEANEVVSQIEELGSKAVAVQGDVSKFEDAKKIIDEAVNAFGKIDILVNNAGITKDNLIIKMKEEDFDRVIATNLKGCFNCCKHASRLMLRQKSGCIINLASIVGVIGNAGQSNYAASKAGVIGITKSLAKELASRGITVNAVAPGFIETEMTNKLSENAKKAMLDSIPLKRAGQPQDIANVVAFLATKEASYITGQVINIDGGMVI; encoded by the coding sequence ATGTTAACAAATAAAACAGCAGTTGTAACTGGAGCAAGCAGAGGAATAGGAAAAGAAATAGCTATTAAATTAGCTAGCCTTAATGCTAATGTAGTAGTTAATTATTATAGTGATTTGCAGGAAGCAAATGAAGTTGTAAGTCAAATTGAGGAGCTAGGAAGTAAAGCAGTGGCAGTTCAAGGTGATGTAAGTAAATTTGAAGATGCAAAAAAAATAATAGATGAAGCAGTGAATGCATTTGGAAAAATAGATATTTTAGTTAATAACGCAGGGATTACAAAAGATAATTTAATAATAAAAATGAAAGAAGAAGATTTTGACAGAGTTATAGCTACAAATTTAAAAGGATGCTTTAACTGCTGTAAACATGCATCAAGATTAATGTTAAGACAAAAATCAGGATGTATAATAAATTTAGCTTCAATAGTTGGCGTTATTGGCAATGCAGGACAAAGTAACTATGCAGCATCAAAAGCTGGAGTAATAGGCATAACAAAATCATTAGCAAAAGAGCTTGCATCAAGAGGGATAACAGTAAATGCAGTTGCACCTGGTTTTATAGAAACTGAAATGACAAATAAGCTTTCTGAAAATGCAAAAAAAGCTATGCTTGATTCAATACCTCTGAAACGAGCAGGCCAGCCACAAGACATAGCAAATGTAGTAGCATTTTTAGCAACCAAAGAAGCAAGTTATATAACAGGGCAAGTAATAAATATAGATGGTGGAATGGTTATTTAA
- a CDS encoding kinase has translation MRADYNIKKQKELISTYRNIGEGSSFGTFGELLQGVLCDNGKNFLVTFPIKSFSRATLVFKSSIKTLTVHPSYKTKSLRLAKMLMTYFGIPVKGRLIIDSDIEVGKGLASSSADLVATARSIESCFGINISNELLQSFMNKIEPSDGVMYPGVVSYYHRDAKLIEFLGELPPITILGIDEGGNVDTIEFNKTLKPFSERENMKYQELLHEISNAVKNQDLDTIGRISTESAFLNQKVMPKKHLHFMNSLCQEINGLGIIISHSGTCIGIMLSQENPKYNQQLYTAQERIRTLTDKLMICFSWNTK, from the coding sequence ATGAGGGCTGATTATAATATAAAAAAACAAAAAGAGTTGATATCAACATATAGAAATATAGGTGAAGGAAGCTCATTTGGGACATTTGGAGAGTTACTTCAGGGAGTACTTTGTGATAATGGAAAAAATTTTTTGGTTACATTCCCAATAAAAAGTTTTTCAAGAGCTACTTTGGTTTTCAAATCATCAATAAAGACATTGACTGTTCATCCATCATATAAAACAAAATCATTAAGATTAGCTAAAATGTTGATGACGTATTTTGGAATACCAGTGAAGGGAAGATTAATTATTGATAGTGATATTGAAGTTGGGAAGGGATTAGCTAGCTCTTCAGCTGACTTAGTAGCAACTGCTAGATCTATAGAGTCTTGTTTTGGTATAAATATTTCAAATGAATTACTTCAGAGCTTTATGAACAAAATCGAACCTTCTGATGGAGTTATGTATCCAGGAGTTGTGTCTTATTATCATCGCGATGCGAAGCTTATTGAATTTTTAGGAGAATTACCTCCTATTACTATACTTGGAATTGATGAAGGAGGGAATGTAGATACAATAGAATTCAATAAAACTTTGAAACCATTTAGTGAAAGAGAAAATATGAAGTATCAAGAGCTCTTACATGAAATATCTAATGCTGTTAAAAACCAAGATTTAGATACTATTGGTAGAATTTCGACTGAAAGTGCATTTTTAAATCAAAAAGTTATGCCTAAAAAACATTTGCATTTTATGAACTCGCTCTGCCAAGAAATCAATGGATTAGGAATAATTATTTCACATAGTGGAACATGTATTGGAATAATGCTTTCGCAAGAAAATCCTAAATATAATCAACAACTATATACTGCACAGGAAAGAATACGTACTTTAACAGATAAATTGATGATTTGCTTTTCATGGAATACAAAATAG
- a CDS encoding condensation domain-containing protein, whose translation MNINEETDKYPLTCYQMDIWLEQIMFPDDSFYNVGAYFTIKGLFDYSIFEEAVNILIKENDALSIQLEEDGIEIFQRFVPKPDNNVQFYDFTKETNPIEYSINWMKNEFLKPFEIESDFLFKNYIIKVAEDIHFWFTKAHHLVTDGMGYSLIDKRVVEIYNAIINGQVLCNREIYSYKDFIKKDLEYQNSNKYKVDGLFWQKIVENSPEAFLQTRKNNNKKITGKSLLKTLVLKRDFYNDILCFCEENNCTVFHFLIGILYICISKIYSENSFCIGIAVLNRNNTKFKKTIGHFVNIVPLILNYEDEYSIKELFTDIRKMLFNCYRHIKYPLSEIIKKADVKSKGKLFDITLSYEKSNHSWEFCNAKKNTTRLYHNTEKNAIDICVKEYSEKNDVEIDFNYQLDLFDSSDIDNIVNSIIRLMRIGIQNPKLKLSEINIKEI comes from the coding sequence ATGAACATAAATGAAGAAACAGATAAATATCCATTGACATGTTATCAAATGGATATTTGGCTAGAACAAATAATGTTTCCAGATGATTCATTTTATAATGTTGGAGCATATTTTACAATAAAAGGTTTGTTTGATTATTCAATATTTGAAGAGGCAGTAAATATTCTAATAAAAGAAAATGATGCTTTAAGCATACAATTAGAAGAAGATGGAATAGAGATTTTTCAAAGATTTGTACCAAAACCAGATAACAATGTTCAATTTTATGATTTTACAAAAGAAACTAATCCTATAGAGTATAGTATAAATTGGATGAAGAATGAATTTTTAAAACCATTTGAAATAGAAAGTGATTTTTTATTTAAAAATTATATTATAAAGGTAGCTGAAGATATACATTTTTGGTTTACAAAGGCACACCATTTGGTGACTGATGGAATGGGGTATTCATTGATAGATAAAAGAGTTGTGGAAATTTATAATGCTATAATAAATGGACAAGTCTTATGTAATAGAGAAATTTATTCATATAAGGATTTTATAAAAAAGGATTTAGAATATCAGAACTCTAATAAATACAAAGTGGATGGGCTTTTTTGGCAGAAAATTGTTGAAAATTCTCCTGAAGCTTTCTTGCAGACACGAAAGAATAACAATAAAAAAATAACAGGAAAGAGCTTGCTAAAAACTTTAGTACTAAAAAGAGATTTTTATAATGACATTCTATGCTTTTGTGAAGAAAATAACTGTACTGTATTTCATTTTCTAATAGGAATATTATATATTTGCATAAGTAAAATATATTCTGAAAATAGTTTTTGCATTGGAATAGCTGTTCTTAACAGGAATAATACAAAGTTTAAAAAAACAATAGGACATTTTGTAAACATAGTGCCTTTAATATTGAATTATGAGGATGAATACAGCATAAAAGAACTGTTTACAGACATAAGAAAAATGCTTTTCAATTGTTATAGACATATAAAATATCCATTAAGTGAAATTATAAAAAAGGCAGATGTGAAATCTAAGGGCAAATTATTTGACATAACACTTTCATATGAAAAATCAAATCACTCATGGGAATTTTGTAATGCTAAAAAGAATACAACAAGATTGTATCATAATACTGAGAAAAATGCTATTGACATTTGTGTAAAAGAATATAGTGAAAAGAATGATGTGGAAATTGATTTTAATTATCAGTTGGATTTATTTGATAGCAGTGATATTGATAATATAGTTAATAGTATTATTAGATTAATGAGAATAGGAATACAGAATCCAAAATTAAAATTATCAGAAATAAATATAAAAGAAATATGA
- the acpP gene encoding acyl carrier protein, with amino-acid sequence MVFEKVKNILMEELDVDEVKLESKIQEDLGADSLDMVEVVMAIEDEFGIEIDEEDTVNIKTVKNIVTFIENRKNKS; translated from the coding sequence ATGGTATTTGAAAAAGTAAAGAATATTTTGATGGAAGAATTAGATGTAGACGAGGTAAAATTAGAAAGTAAGATACAGGAGGATTTAGGAGCAGATTCGCTAGATATGGTTGAGGTAGTAATGGCAATAGAAGATGAATTTGGTATTGAGATTGACGAAGAGGATACTGTAAATATTAAAACAGTAAAAAACATAGTAACTTTTATAGAAAATAGAAAAAATAAAAGTTAA